GACAGCATCGTCACGAAGGACAGGGTCAGGGCCACGGTCAGGTTCGGCATGACCTGGGGCAGCACGACATCGAACAGGGTGCGGACCCGACCGGCGCCGAGATTGCGGGCGGCATCGATCGTGGCCCGGTCGAGCGCCGCCATCGCGCCGGCCAGGAGCAGCGTGACGAAGGGCACCTGCTTCCAGACGAAGGTGATGACGATGCCGCGCCAGTCGAGCAGGCTCGCCCCCTGGCCGGGATCGATCAGGCCCAGCGCGACGAGACTGTTGTTCATCAGTCCGTTCTTGGCGAGGAAGGTGCGCATGCACTGGCCGGCGACGATGAAGGGAATGAAGAGCGGAAACCGATAGAGCCAGCCGAGCAGCGCGACCGCGCGGCCGGGCCGACCGAGGACCAGGATGCCGGCGACGGCGATCGCCGCCGCCGCGGTCGCTGCGGTCGAGACGGCGACGATGAAGACCGTGAACAGGATGTCGCCGGAATAGAGTTCGAAGGCCTTGCCGAAGTGGGCGAGCGTCGGCCTTCCGTCGGATCCGGTGAAGGCGGCCGACAGCGAATAGCCGAGCGGATAGAGGAACAGGGCGCCGACCATGGCGAGGGCCGGCGCGACGAGGAGGAACCCGGCGAGGGAGGGGCGTTCTCGGTCCATGGGGGGGCCCGGTGGACGGGTTGCGTCCACCGGAATCCTCTCGTCAGTTGGCCACCTTCTTCTCGTAGCCTTCGAGAATGTCGTTGAAGTAGGGCGCAATCGGGAACGGCTTGCCCTTGCTCGACAGATCCTCGGGCGTGATGTCGGCGAACAGCTTCTGCCAGGTCGCCTGTTCGAGCTTGCCCTGCAGGTGCTGGGCGTCGATGCCCGGATACCAGTTGAAGCGCTTGACGATGCCCTCGGCCTGGACCGCCGGGCTGGTCGCGAGCGCGATGAACTCGGCGGCGAGCTTGGTCTGCGGCGCCTTCGCCGGGATGGCATAGTACATCGGCTGTCCGGGCATGCCCGGAGCGACCAGCTTCAGCTTCATCGACGGGGGCAGCTTGCCCTCGGCCTGCCAGCTGTAGAACATGTCGACCCAGACCGGACCCATGGCGATCTCGCCGCGGTTCAGCATGTCGAGCGTGCCGGCATTGCCGGGCGTAATAACCGCATTGCGGTTGAAGTCCTTGAGGTCGGCCAGCGCCTTGTCCCAGGCGGCCTTGCTGGTCTCGTCATAGGGACCCTTCATGAGCCGGTCGGTATTGCCGCCGAAGGCATAGATCCAGCCGGTCACGAAGGCGACGCCCGACATGCCGCCCTTGATGCCGTTGTAGCCGAACTGCTTCGGGTTCTTCTTCACCCATTCGACCAGTTCGGAATAGCTGGCCGGCGGGGTCTTGACCATGTCGGCATTGTAGGCGATCGCCGTCTGGGAATGGAACATCGGCATGACGAAGCCGCCGACATCGGCGCCGAGCGCGTTCTCGGCGGTATCGCGCGTAACCAGGGCGCCGGTCGGGATGCCGGCGCGATACTTGTCGAGCAGGCCTTCCTTGACCATCTGGCCGGCCATCTTCTGATGGGCGACGACCACGTCGAAGTCCCAGGCGGCGGCTCCGGCCTGCTTCTGCGCGGACAGCTTTTCGTAGATCTTCTGCGAGCCGGCATCGCCGGGACCGGTGCCCACGGCCACGACCTTCACGCCCGGATGGGTCTTCTCGAACATCGGCCCGAGATAGTCCTTGACGTAGTCGACCATGTTTTGGTCGCCGGCGGTGGCGACATTCAGCGTCTGCGCGCCGGCGGGGCCGGCAAGGAGCAGGGTCGCGGCGGACAGAAGGCTGCCGAAAGTCAGACGAACGAGCATGGGGAACTCTCCTTGCGCTGGGTTCAGGCGGCGCGGATCGCCGGCACGCCCGGCCCGGACCGGGCGAAGACGTGCAGCGACGGCGCCGGAATGGCGATGGTGACGGCGGCGCCGTCGTCGAGCCGGTAGGCGTCGTCGACGAAGAAGCGGCCGACGGGCGTGCCTACCTGGTATCGGTAGCGGCCGCCCGGATAGCTCGACTGTTCGATGCGGCCCGGAATGGCGAGGCAGTCCCCCCTGCCCTCCCGAGCCGCGAGGGTGACCGCATTGGCGCGGAAATGCAGCAGGCACGGTCCCTCGACGGGCGGCGTGCCGGCGATGCGGGCGCGGATTCCGCCGGCCAGCGAGAGAACGAGATCCGTTCCGTCGCGCCGCGCCTCCGCCTCGATCACGTTGTCGGCGCCGAGGAACGACGCCACGGTCGGCGAGTTCGGGCGCCGGTAGACGTCCTCCGGCCGGCCGTCCTGCACGATGCGTCCGGCCTCGAGGATGACCAGCCGGTCGGCCATCACCATCGCCTCTTCCTGGTCGTGGGTGACGTGGATCGCGGTGAAGCCGATGCGCTGCTGCAGCGCGCGGATTTCGTGCCGCATGGCCAGCCGGATCTTGGCGTCCAGATTGGACAGCGGCTCGTCCAGGAGCAGGACCGGCGGATGGACCGCCAGGGCACGGCCGAGCGCGACGCGCTGGCGCTGCCCGCCCGACAGGGTCGTCACGGACCGGTCGCCGAAGCCCGGCATTTCGACCAGCGTCAGGATCTCGTCGACCCGCCGCGCGATATCGGCGCGCGACCAGCCGCGCAGCTTCAGCCCGTAGCCGATGTTGCGCGCGACCGTCATGTGCGGCCAGAGCGCATAGGACTGGAACATCATGGCCGTGCCGCGCCGTTCCGGACCCGTGCCGGTCACGTCGCGCCCGCCGAGCAGGATGCGCCCGGCGCGCGGCGCGATAAAGCCGGCGATCGACCGGAGCAGCGTGGTCTTGCCGCAGCCCGACGCGCCGAGCAGCGCGACGAAGCTGCCCGGTTCGATGGCCAGGTCGATCCCGTCCAGCACCACCGTGCGGCCGTAACCGACCTCGAGCCGCTCGATGGCGACTGCCGTCCCCTGCTGCGGCATCGGTCCCTCCGCCGACCGGCTGGATGTGCCGGTCACCCGCGGGGAGCTAGCAGGCCAACACGACAATGACATGAACACGTGTGCAAATGCGGTCGAGGCGGCGACCGGCACGAGCCGGCCGGGCGAGGAAAGCAGGCAATCGGGAGGGTTCGGGTTGGGCGAGGACGAAGCGGACAGGGCGGGACGGCGCGGGCGCCGGGTCACCGCGGCAGACGTGGCGCGGGTGGCCGGCGTCTCGCGGGTCGCGGTCTCGCGCAGCTTCACGCCGGGCGCCAGCGTGTCGGACGCCATCCGGGACCGCGTCATCGCCGCCGCGCGGACGCTCGGCTATCGTCCGAACGCCTTCGCGCGCCAGCTCAACCGCGACCGCTCCGAACTCGTCGCCTTCGTGGCCGGCTTCATCGACAACTACTACTATGCGGTCTTCTTCGACCGGCTTCTGAACGAACTGCAGACGCGCGGCTGGCGCACGCTCTATGTCCATGTCGGTGCGGGCGGCGATGCGGTCGAGGCGCTGGCGCAAGCCTCGGAATATCCCGTCGCCTGCACGATCGTGGCCGCCGGCAGCCTCGATGTCGACGCGATCGCGGCGCTGCGGGCCATGGGGCCGGTGATTCTGGCCGGCCCGGCCTCCGCCCTGCCCGATGCCGATGCGGTCTCCTCCGACGGCGGGCGCGGCATGGCACTCGTGGTCGACCATCTGGTCGGGCGCGGCCGGCGCCGCCTGGCCTGCATTTCCGGACCGGCGAGCCTTGCCAGCGCCCGCGAGCGCGCCGAAGCCTTCGGGACGGCGCTCGCCGGCCACGGGCTTGCGCCCGCCGGCATCGTGCATACCGATTTCACCGAGCCGGGCGGCGTCGAAGGCATGCGCCGTCTGCTCGATGCGTATGGCCCCCCGGATGCCGTCGTCTGCGGCAACGATGCGATCGCCTTCGGGGTGCTCAACCTGCTGCGCGCCGAGACCGCCCTCGCGGTCCCGGGCGACATCGCCGTCACCGGCTTCGACGACACCGCACCGGCGGCCTGGCCGCTGATCGCGCTGACCACCGTCGCCAGTCCGCTCGACCGGCGCATCGCCGCCATCTGCGACCTGCTCGACCGGCGCGTGGCGGACCCCGACGCGCCGGCGCTGCGGATCCGGATCGAGCCGCATCTCGTCGTCCGCGCCACCGGCTGAGGGCGTCATGACCGAGACCCCGTCCCTGCATTCCGTCTGGCTGCTGGCGGCCCCCGAAGACGAGCGCCGCCTCGCCGCCGAGGTCGAGGTGCTGTCGCGGCGCTTCGGCACCCCGCGCTTCCGGCCGCACGCGACCCTGGCCGGCGATCTCCCGATCGACGCGGCCCGCCTCGCATCGCGGGTCGCATCGGTTGCCGCCGGCCACCCGGCGCTCGCCGCGCCGGTCGTCGGCATCGAGACCGGAGCGGCCTATTTCCGGGCCTTCTACGCCCGCCTTGCCGCGACAGACGCTCTGACGGCGCTCCATGCCGCCGTTCGGATCGCGGCCGGGACGGATCCGGCTTCCCCGTTCCTGCCGCATGTGTCGCTGGCCTACGGCCTGCCGCCCGGTCCGGCCCGCGACGCGGCGCAGGCCGCGATGCAGGCCGTCTGGTCGGGGACGCCGATCCGGTTCGACCGCCTCGCGCTCGTCCGCTCGGCCGACACGATCCCGATCGCGCAGTGGACCGTCCGGCAGGACTGGCCCCTTTGCGCGCCGACCTGACGGTGCCGCCGACCTGCGCCGGAGCCGTCGGCCCCGGACGCGGCCGATCGCCAAGGCGCGCTCAGTTGGTGCGCGGCAAGACCCCGTAGGCGCCTTCGAAGTCGCCGAGATCATGGTCGACGGTGCCGGGCACGCGGACGGTGCGGACCGTGACGCGGTCGCCGGAGAAGCGGTAGTCGACTAGGCCGCACTGCTTCTCGCCGAGCCGCTCGTGGTTCCAGTCCGGCACCACGAAGGCGACCGCCGGGGCCCAGACCATCGCGGTCGAACGCCACAGCCGGATGCGCTGCTGGTGGATGTGACCCGACATGACGAGGCGGACATCGGCGGCCGCGATCAGGTCGACCAGCCGGCCGCGTGCCGCCCGCGGGGCATACCAGTAGCCGGTTGCGGCGTCTTCCTCGGGCTCGTCCAGGAACAGCGGCTTGTGCAGCACGAGCGCGATCGGGCGGCCGGGGCCGGCGGCGAGCGCCTCGGCCAGAAAGGCCTCCTGGGCGGCCTCCTCGTCGAGTCCGGAGCCGAACAGGGCCGAATTCAACCCGACGAACCGCCAGGCGCCGATGTCGCGGACCCATCGGTCGGCACCGAAGACGGACCGATACCGTTCGAGGCGCTTCACATCGACGCCCTGGTGAACGACCTCTCCGGGCTCGGCATTGTTGCCGACATCGTGGTTGCCGGGCACGAAGGCCGTCTCCAGGCCGAGGCCGTCATGAGCCGCGCGGGCGAAGGTGAGATCCTCGTCGCGATCGGCGCCGTCGAGCGCGATGTCGCCGGTATGGAACACAGCATCCGGCCGCTCCTGGCGCAGCCAGTCGGCGACCCGGTCGAAATTGGCGTTGAAGTAGGGCTTCGACGGCGAGAGATGCGTGTCCGAGATCTGGACGATGCGGAAATGGGTCATGGCGCGTCCCGAGGCTGATCGAGCGATCCGCTACCGCCGCCCCATGTCGCCCGCGTGACGGCCGCCGTCGCGCCTGTCACCGGAATGACGTGTCCGCTTCGCCGCCCTGTCATGTCCCGACCGTATGGCTGGCCAGTCTTGTCCGGTCGGGAGCGGGAAGTTGGCAGGCGTCACCATCGCATCGCTGCATAAGCGCTTCGGCGCCGTCCGAGCCGTCGACGACGTTTCGCTGGCCCTGTCTCCCGGAGAGTTCGTCTCCCTGGTCGGGCCGTCCGGCTGCGGCAAGACTACCCTGATGCGCATCGTCGCCGGCCTGGAACGGGCCGAAGGCGGCTCGGTGTCGATCGCCGGGCGCGATGTCACCGGCCTGCGCGGCGCGGACCGCAACGTCGCCATGGTGTTCCAATCCTACGCCCTCTATCCGCACATGACCGCACGCCAGAACATCGCCCTGCCGCTGGTCATGCGCCGGCTCGGGGCGCGCCAGCGCCTGCCGCTGGTCGGCCGCGTCTGGCCCGGCACCCGTGCGGCGCTCGCCGGCATCGAAGCCGACGTGGTCGCGACCGCCGAAAGCCTGGGCCTGGCGCATCTGCTCGATCGCAAGCCGGCTCAGCTTTCCGGCGGCCAGCGCCAGCGCGTCGCCCTCGGCCGGGCCATCGTGCGCCGGCCGGATGTGTTCCTGATGGACGAACCGCTGTCCAATCTGGACGCGGCCCTGCGCGTGCAGACCCGCAAGGAAATCGTCGACCTGCACCGCCGCGCCGGCGCCTCGACCATCTACGTGACGCATGACCAGTCCGAGGCGCTGACCATGTCGGACCGGGTCGCGGTGATGATGGCGGGCCGCATCCTGCAGGTGGCGAGCCCGACCGCGGTCTATGACGACCCGCGCGACCTGCGGGTCGCCCGCTTCATCGGCTCGCCGCGCATCAACACGCTCGCCGCCGAGATCGGGGCCGACGGCCTCGTCCGCGTCGCCGGCCAGGCCATGGGCATCGCCTCGTCGGCGCGCGGCGCGCATGTCTATGCGCTGAGGCCGGAACATCTTTTGCTGGCTACCGGTGGCGGGCTTGCCGCCAAGGTCGAGCATGTCGAGTTCCTGGGCGAGGCGCTGCTGGTGCATGCCCGCCTGACCGCGACAGGCGAGGCGGTGGTGGCGCGTCTCACGCCCGAGGACCGGAGCCGCCTGCCGGCCGACGACACGGTCGCCCTCGTGCCCGCAGCGGGGCGGGGCCTGCTGTTCGGCGCCGACGAGGCCCGCGTGGAGGCCGTGCCGGCCGCCGTCGCGCCGTCGGGAGCGCGCGTCCGTGGCTGAGGCGGCAACGATCGCGCAGAGCCGCACCGCACCCACCCGCCGGCCCGCCGGCGAGACTGCCGTCGCCTGGCTGCTGGCCGCGCCGGCGACGCTCGCCTATGCGGCGATGATCCTGGTGCCGAGCCTGGCGCTGGTCGTGCTCGCCTTCACCGACTACGAACTCGGCGCGCCGGGCTTCCGGTGGGTCGGGCTCGGCAATTTCGCTGAGCTGATGGCCGACCGCGGCTTCCTGCGCTCGGTCGCCAACACGGCGCTCTACGTCCTGTTCGTGGCGCCGGTTTCGGTCGCGCTGGGGCTCGCCATCGCGCTCCTGATCGAGGGCGGCCGGCGCGGGCGCGCGCTGTTCCGGGCGCTGTTCTTCCTGCCGGTCGTGTCGCTCACCGTCGCCATGGCGACCGCCTGGTCCTACATCCTGCATCCGACCATCGGCCCGCTCAACGCGCTGCTGCGCGCGGTCGGCATCGACGGCGCCAACTGGCTCGGCGATTCCGGCACGGTGCTCTTGTCGCTCGGCCTGATCGGCATCTGGGAGAATGCCGGCTTCAACCTGGTCCTGTTCCTGGCCGGGCTGACCGCGATCCCGCGCGATCTCTATGCGGCCGCCGAGATGGACGGCGTCAAATCCGCCTGGGACCGTTTCGTCACGGTGACCTGGCCGATGCTCGGGCCGACCACGCTGTTCGTCGTGATCATCACCACGGTCCGGGCGATCCGGGTGTTCGACACGGTCGCGACGCTGACCCAGGGCGGCCCCAACAAGGCGTCCGAGGTGATCCTCTTCACCATGTACACGGAAGGCTTCTCGTTCTTCCGGATGGGCTACTCGGCCGCCATCACGCTGCTGTTCCTGGTCGCCGTCACGGTCCTGATGCTGGTCCAGAACCGGCTGATCGATCGTCGTGTCCATTACGGGTGAGGCCATGACCGACGACCGCCCGCTCCTCGCCGATCTGCCGCGCCTCGTCGTCCTGACGCTGCTCGCCGCGATCTTCGTCGCGCCCTTCGTGTGGATGCTCGCCGTGTCGGTGAAGCCGCCGGACGAGGTGTTCCGCGCCTCGCTGGCGCTGCTGCCGGAACGATTCCACGGCTTCGAGAATTACGGCCGCGTCTTCGCCGAGGTGCCGGTCGGGCGCTATCTCGCCAACGGCGTCATCGTCTGCGCCGGCATCCTGGTCTTCCAGATCGCTTTCGCGGTGCCGGCGGCCTTCGCGCTCGCCAAGCTCGACTTCCGCGGCCGCGACGCCCTGTTCGGCTTCGTCATGCTTGGCCTCATGGTGCCGGCCCATGTCCCGGCGATCCCGATCTATATCGCGCTGGCCAAGGCGGGGCTCCTCAACAGCTATGCGGCGCTGATCGCGCCCTTCACCATCTCGGTCTTCGCGATCTTCCTGTTCCGCCAGTTCTTCCGCGCCATGCCGGACGAGATGATCCAGGCGGCGCGGCTCGACGGCCTGACCGATCTTTCGATCGTCTGGCGCATCGTGCTGCCGAATGCCTGGCCGGCCGCCACCGCCTTCGCGATCTTCTCGGTCGTGGCGCACTGGAACGACCTGTTCTGGCCGCTGATCGTGATCTCGCAGGGTGATCTGGCGACGCCGGCCCTCGGCGTCCTCTACTTCAAGAACCAGGAGGCGGGCGCGGATTTCGGGGCCCTGATGGCCTCGGCGGTGGTGATGACCGCCCCGCTCGTCGCCGCCTTCCTGTTCGCCCAGCGCCGCTTCATCGAAGGCATCACCATGACCGGCCTCAAGGGATGAGACCGGCCGGCGCCTTCGCCTTCAAGGAGACCGAACGATGACTCTCGACCTCTCGATCAGCCGGCGCGGGGCGCTCGGCCTCGCCAGCGGGGCCGCCGCCACGCTCGCCATGCCGGGCATCGCGCGCGCCGCCGCCGTCGATCTCGTCGTGCACTATTCGATGCCGGCGATCTTCAAGGACGCGCAGGAGGCCATCGCGGCGGCCTTCAACGCCCGCCAGTCGGCGATCCGCGTCTCTTACGTCAATCCGACCCCGACCTATGAGGACGGCGCCCAGCTGATCCTGCGCCAGGCTGCCACCAACCAGCTGCCGGACGTGTCCTTCCAGGGCCTCAACCGCCTGCGCCTGTTCGCCGAACGCGGCATCGCGCTCGACCTGCGCGGCCTGCTCAAGGACGAGGGCGATCCGGCCCGCCTCGGCTATTCGGCGCCGCTGCTCGGCCTCGGCTTCCACGGCGGCAGCCAGGCGGGCCTCGCCTTCGCGACCTCCAACCCGATCTCCTACTACAATGTCGATCTCCTGAAGCGCGTCGGCGCCGATCCGGAAGCCTTCCCGACCAACTGGGACGACGCCATCGCACTGTCCGCCAAGATCGCCGGCCTGGGCGACGGCATCAACGGCATGTTCTTCCGCTGGCCGGGCGACGACTGGATGTTCTCGGCGCTGCTCTACGGCTATGGCGGCCGCATGCTGACGACCGACGAGAAGGCGGTCGCCTTCAACGGTCCGGAAGGCCTTGCCGCGCTGAAGCTGCTCGACCGGATGGTCAAGGAAGGCCGGATGCCGAATCTCGCGGCTTCCGCGAGCTCGACCCAGGACCTGCAGGCCTTTGCGGCCGGCAAGCTCGGCATGATGTTCCGCACCACCGCGCAGGTGCGCGCCATCTCGCAGTCGGTCGGCTCCAACTTTACCCTGCGCACCACCGTCATGCCGGTGATCGACCCGGTCAAGGGCCGCCTGCCGACCGGCGGCGCCGGCGCCATGATCACCGCCAAGGATCCGAACCGCCAGCGCGCCGCCTGGGAGTTCGTCAAGTTCGCGACCTCGGCCGAGGGCACCAGCCTGATGGTCAAGAATACCGGCTACGTGCCGACCAACCAGATCGCGATCGACAATCCGGAATATCTCGGCGATTTCTACAAGCAGAACCCGCTCTTCGTCGCCGCGACCAAGCAGGTGCCGCTGATGATCCCGTGGTATGCGTTCCCGGGTCAGAATTCGGTGCGCGTCACCCAGGTGATGGTCGACCAGCTCGCCCGGATCGCCGAGCAGAAGGCGACCCCGGAGGCCGTGCTCGCCGACATGGCGACCGAAGTCACCAAGCTGATCCCGACGCCCTGAGCGGCGGAGCGGTTCGACGGTGCCGAGAGGTCCGGGCGGATTCGATGAACCTACCGGGCGAGGTGCCCGCGGGATCATGAATCCCCCGGTTCACTTGCCTCGGCGGGCCATCCAAAAGCCGACGCCGGCCGCTGTCACCAGGGCCGCCAGCTTCGTATGACGGCGGGCCAAGGAAAAGGCGGTCGGGGCGAGCGAGACGAGCGTGCTCGCCGCGACCGCGCTGCCGATCTCACGACGGGTGCGCCGGACCATCACCGACAGGGTGACCACGGCGCCGATCGCAACAGCCGCCGCAACGGCGGCGACGATCAGCGCCGCCGCCTCGGGCGAGACATGGTGGGCGAGCGCGATCTGCACGGCCATGGCCATGAAGATCACCGCGACGACCAGGGCCAGACCGGCCACGGCCGCCGCGATCGTGACCACCATCCCGCGGCGTCGGACCAGATCGAAATCCAGTCCGAACAGGCGGGCGAGTGTCATCGACCCGCCCCCGGCCTCGTCATGACGCCGAGGAGGAGACCGACGCCGGCCGCAATGGCGAGCGCGGTCAACGGCCGCTTGGACACGGCTTCGGTGACGCTCTCCAGGGAATTGCGACCGAGCACGCCCGCATCATGGGCGAGGGCGCCGACACGATCCGCCGTGGCCGCGCCGACCCCGGCGACGGCGCCCGCCGCCTCCGCGGCCTTCTCGCCGGTCGATTCGGCGAAGGCATCGACCAGGCGCCGCATCTCGGCGAGGACATCCTTGGCCGAGGCCATCACGGAGTCCGCATTGGCCGCGACGGTGTCCTTGGCCGCGCCGATCTCCGCGACCGTGCCTTTCGCGCTGGCGCCGATATGGTCGACCAGGGAGAAGGTATCGCTGACTTTCTGGTTCATGGTCTCTTCCTTTTCGAAGGCTGAGGTGATCCGGTGGCCGTGACGGCGATTCGGTGGTTCGCCCCGGGTTTCCGGTCAGACAACCGCCGAATGCCGCCGAGGTTCCTTCCGCGCTGTCGTGGCCGTCCGACCTCGCCCAGGGACGCAGACTTCGAAAGCTGGCGACCGGGCCGGGCGGGAACCGATCGGACGGTCGCGCATTGAGGCCGCAGCGGACCGGTCACGGTCCGGCGATCCCCCATTGGCGGAGACGGCCCCTTGAACCGACCAGAGCGTGCCGTCCCGACTCCGACTGTTTTGCCGGACCACCTCCAGCCTCACCCTGCGGCCGGCGTCTGGCGCTTCCGGAGCGACCTTGCCACTGTCGGGCTTTTCGTGTTGGCGCTGCTGGTCGCCCTGCGCTCGGCCTCGGCCATCGCGGTGCCGATGGTCGCGGCCATCGTGCTCGGTTCGGTTCTCGCCCATATCGGCGACCGGGCGCAGCGGATCGGCGTGCCGACGGTCGTCGCCGGGATGGTTCTCGTGCTGGCGACCAGCGTCGGCCTCTTCGTCCTGGGCAATTCGGTGGCCGATGCGATCAGCAGCATCCTCGACCGGCTGCCCGACTTGACCAAGCGGGTCGAAGCCCTGCTCGGTCCGGTGATCGGCTACTTCGATGGCCTGCATGCTCTGATGGCCGAGCGATCGACCCAGACCGGCGGTGAAGGCGCGGGCAGCCTCGGCCGGCTGGCGTCGTCCGTCGACATGACCGCCGTGACCGGCTTTCTCGGCGGACTGACGCCGGCCTTCGGCGAAGTGCTTGTATTCCTCGCCACGCTGGCCTTCTTCGTCGCCGGCCGCGCCGCCCTGCGGCGCAAGGCCATCCTGGCCTTCGGCGACCGCGACCGTCGGCTGGCGATGATCCGGGTGTTCAATGCCGCCGAGGCGACTCTGGCGACCTATTTCGGGACCACCTCGACCATCTATCTCGCGGTCGGGATCATGACGGGCGCGATCGCCTGGAGTTCGGGGCTGGCCAATCCGGCGCTGTGGGGGGTGATCGCCTTCCTGCTCAGCTTCATCCCTTTTCTCGGTCCCGCGATCATCACCGTCGCACTCGTCTCGGCCGGCCTGCTGACGCATACGGGACTGCTGGCAGCGCTCTGGCCGGCGATCGGCTTCGGCATCGTGCATCTGATCAGCGAGAACGCGATCCTGCCTTCGATCCTGGGCCGCCGCTTCGAGATCAATCCGTTCCTGGTTTTCGTTGCGATCGTGTTCTGGAGCTGGATGTGGGGCCCGATGGGAGCGGCGCTGGCGGTCCCGATTCTTCTCGTGGCACAGACCATGCGGGATGCCCTCGCCGGTGCGCCATTGAGTTCACTGCCGGAATGACGATGGCGTCAGGGCATCCATCGTGCCGAACCCGACGACCCCTGTCCTCGCGCTGCGGCCTGAT
This region of Prosthecodimorpha staleyi genomic DNA includes:
- a CDS encoding ABC transporter substrate-binding protein gives rise to the protein MTLDLSISRRGALGLASGAAATLAMPGIARAAAVDLVVHYSMPAIFKDAQEAIAAAFNARQSAIRVSYVNPTPTYEDGAQLILRQAATNQLPDVSFQGLNRLRLFAERGIALDLRGLLKDEGDPARLGYSAPLLGLGFHGGSQAGLAFATSNPISYYNVDLLKRVGADPEAFPTNWDDAIALSAKIAGLGDGINGMFFRWPGDDWMFSALLYGYGGRMLTTDEKAVAFNGPEGLAALKLLDRMVKEGRMPNLAASASSTQDLQAFAAGKLGMMFRTTAQVRAISQSVGSNFTLRTTVMPVIDPVKGRLPTGGAGAMITAKDPNRQRAAWEFVKFATSAEGTSLMVKNTGYVPTNQIAIDNPEYLGDFYKQNPLFVAATKQVPLMIPWYAFPGQNSVRVTQVMVDQLARIAEQKATPEAVLADMATEVTKLIPTP
- a CDS encoding AI-2E family transporter; translated protein: MPDHLQPHPAAGVWRFRSDLATVGLFVLALLVALRSASAIAVPMVAAIVLGSVLAHIGDRAQRIGVPTVVAGMVLVLATSVGLFVLGNSVADAISSILDRLPDLTKRVEALLGPVIGYFDGLHALMAERSTQTGGEGAGSLGRLASSVDMTAVTGFLGGLTPAFGEVLVFLATLAFFVAGRAALRRKAILAFGDRDRRLAMIRVFNAAEATLATYFGTTSTIYLAVGIMTGAIAWSSGLANPALWGVIAFLLSFIPFLGPAIITVALVSAGLLTHTGLLAALWPAIGFGIVHLISENAILPSILGRRFEINPFLVFVAIVFWSWMWGPMGAALAVPILLVAQTMRDALAGAPLSSLPE